The Sphingobacteriales bacterium genomic sequence GACCGTTCAGGGTCAAAAAAGCGGTATATGCATTGTAACTGCTTGGGCGTGTGAGCAGCGTTTGGTGTTGGGGCAGCAAAGGTGGCAGCAAAGAGCAACGAAAAGACGGCAATCCCCGAACTTTTGGATGCTCTCGAACGGCAGGCAGCATAGTTAGTATAGATGCCATTGCTTGTCAGCCCCATATAGCCGAGCAAATCCGTAATAAAAAGGCAGATTATGTACTGGCACTGAAAAAGAACCAAGGTGTTTTGTTTGAAGAAACCGTCAGCCGATTTTCATCATTAGCTGCTCAACTGCCAAGTTTCGAAAAAGTGGAGTACAACGGCGGACGCATCGAAAAACGCACCTGTACGGTGCTAAATCAATTGTTTTTGTCGATTCGGCTGCAAAATTCAAGGATTGCCAATCAATTATTCGTATTATTGCCGAGCGAACTTTGAAAAACCAACCCGAAAAACTACTCAGGAAGTTCGCTATTACCTCACCAGTCTCGATATAAGTCCACAAAACGCTTTGACAATTTGCCGAAACCACTGGGGTATTGAAAACAACCTACACTGGATGCTCGATGTTGTCTTTAATGAAGACCATAATCGTAGCAGAACCAAATATGCTGCTGAAAACTTTGCTACTCTCAGAAAAATAGCCCTACAAATCTTAACCCAAAATGACGACAAAAACAGTATTAAAAAACGAAGACACATCGCCGCTTGGAACGATATGTATCTCCTCAAATTAATCCAACCACTATTTTAATGCGTTTAACCTGAGAAAAATCATAGTTCAGACAATATCCAGAATAAAAACCACAAATCAAACCTATTTTTTAACCCAAAAAAAAACATTGTAAATGAAAAATTTTTTTCTTAATTTTGTAGGCGCTATACCTACAACAGCCCAACAGCCCAACAGCCCAACAGCCCAACAGCCATAATAATTTAAAAACTATAAAGGTAATAATTATGGTGTTATTGTTTATGTTTAGTAGTGTGGGCGCAAGGGGGCAGGAAACCGTAACCGCATCTATGTTTTACGGAGATAAACCTATAAAAATTAGTCCTATTAGCCGGGGAGAACTGTTTTTCAGTGAATTTGAATACATTACAAGTACAAATGTTTTTGCAACAGGCTTCGAAGTTACAGCGGCATCTGATAATTCAGGAGACCTTGACTTAACAAACTACCGAGTAGAATTTTACTGCGCCTGCCCAAATAGTAATCCTACCGAAATACATCCAATCCACGAAATTAGTTTAACGGGTAGTTTAGCACCTAATACTGCTAAAATGGAAAATGATTATGTAATAATTGCAAAAATATTTAACAATTGCAGAAAAAAGGCTAACGACCCAAATGAATTAGACTACAGCCAACCATTTTATATTGCGCTCATTAAAACCGAGAATAACGAAGATATTATTGTTGACATGGTAAGCCTAATTTTCCCTTCTGGTGCTTACCTAAATTGCCAAATTGGTCTCAATACAG encodes the following:
- a CDS encoding ISAs1 family transposase — protein: MSSVWCWGSKGGSKEQRKDGNPRTFGCSRTAGSIVSIDAIACQPHIAEQIRNKKADYVLALKKNQGVLFEETVSRFSSLAAQLPSFEKVEYNGGRIEKRTCTVLNQLFLSIRLQNSRIANQLFVLLPSEL
- a CDS encoding ISAs1 family transposase, which translates into the protein MPINYSYYCRANFEKPTRKTTQEVRYYLTSLDISPQNALTICRNHWGIENNLHWMLDVVFNEDHNRSRTKYAAENFATLRKIALQILTQNDDKNSIKKRRHIAAWNDMYLLKLIQPLF